A segment of the Trifolium pratense cultivar HEN17-A07 linkage group LG7, ARS_RC_1.1, whole genome shotgun sequence genome:
ATTGAGAGGATCCACATCCAAAAAGAACTTTGTATCTTTGTATTAGAAACAAGTTCGAATAGCAGCACTGAACTCAACAGCCAGAAAATGCCGCCTTAATTCGTCATTGGCCGCCAGAAACAGCGACTAAGTCGTCAAGGttttcttatttctttttttattttgtccttATGCAAGCGATTGCCACCGCGATAGCCTCCCCTGCAAAAGAGAATTGTGTGGCGGCAGATATCCTCTCTGCTCCACGATTCCCAATTGTGCGTTAAAGTGGCACCGTTGACAACATAGATTTAACTCTGTTTCTCTcgtctttctttgttttttggATGTTATATATTGAACCTAGAcattttcatgtgaataagtaCTTATTTCTTAAaccttgttttgattttggttgTATTTGGTAGTTATAACTTGTAAGTTGAAGAATCATTCCAGGTAAATGGAGACTTGCTTGTGTGTTTTGTTGTATGTTGTGTGCTTATGACTGGTTGATTTGtgaaaacattttttgttttcattttttaaaatatgtctTTGCTAATAAGATGTGAGCGAGTTTTCAAAAGTACAATAAAAACTAAGAAGATGCGAGgcttttaaaatgaaaaatgtgaTGGATAGATCATGGAATGGTAGTTAGAGATTATGcattttttgaaaatactgAAAACAATCTTTCGGTGTTTTTATTGCTCTCAAAAAATGCACACAGTTCACATATAGGGTCTAGTATCTTCTTGTTAGTAAGTAAAGttaacacaaattttaagaaatgaaaatagaaaacgtTTCCTCAAAGTAAACGGGGCTGAAATctgtttatttataatttatgtatATAACTATTATCTGCTACGACATGAGAACTCAATCACTAGGGCTGTATATTTTACAAGGTTATGTTCTACGCGGTAATTGGTATCAGTGTTGTTAAGTAGTATGCAGTAGTAGCTATAGTGGCGTTGTACCACTATAACGTAGCGGAGTTTGGACAAATCACTATTGTTCGGTGGTACTCTATTTGGTATAACATGGTGTCAAATAGTGGCACTATAGCACTATTGTGTAGCGGAATTTTAACAATATGCTATTTTACGCTATCTGTGATTGACTGGCATCGGCATTTCATATTAAAGTTGTGTTCGGTGTCCAATACATGATAGATTTGGACACCAACACGGGACCGACAAATGTAATCACATTcaatttttccttcttttttgaattattatcTGTATCGGTGttgtgtcggtgcttcataggCTATTTTCCTCTCATTGTAAGTAGAAGCCTATTTTACATATTCGACTGATTCCATCTGTTATGCAATTGGATAGTGATGGAGTATTTTTATTTGAGTATGTATGTACATTCTCTTGCTTATACACCACAATACTTTCTCTAATtagtcattttattttcttcgtTATGAGTGTATATGaggaaatattttcatttaattgtTACTCAAAagtttaatattaaaattattatttcaccTTACAACAATAAGTAATTTATAGAAGACAAAAATCAAATGATGTAGCTTTTCACATGGGCCAACCAGCATGTTATACTGGTTAGTATATGCATGCATCATTATATGAAGAAAGCAATTGGCAGAGTAGAAACCGTAGAATTGAAATTCAGAATGTTcttctattttgttttctgTCTTCTTTTACCAATTTTTAGTCGTAATGGGTGTGAACTAGTCCTTTTATGGTACAATCTGAAAATCTTGCTGTagcatttttactttttatgtgATTATCAAAATGGGATTTTTGTTTTAGTCGACTCTTCCTTTATGTGGTCGTCGAATTTTGCTGAAACCTGATACTTTCATTGACAAAGTGcactgactttttttttttttccaatttgtCTTTCCTCAGATTATGCTAAGTCACTAATGTTGTCTTTAAAGAAATCCTCAATAGCTACTGTTAGTTCTCTTTTGAGGTTGTGCAATGGATGTTGTTCGCACAATGTTGCGAATTGTATCAAAGGCCGCAATACGTTAAGGGCTATGTCCACTGCTGCTGAAAGGTGGGATTATCAATTTTCTGGTGATTACCAATCAGATGGTTCTTTAGGTTACAAGCAAAATCAAGCTGGCTTTTATCAGCAAAATGCAAGTGGATCTTTTCGTAATAATCATCCTAGTTCAGACCAAGTTTCTTATGGAGCTGGTCAAACAGTGGGTGGAGGAAATGTAAATATCAGCCAGAAtgtatttcaaaataatttggcGGAGCATAATGGAAATGTCAGAGGGGGGGAATTTGGTCAAAGAAACTTCCAAACGCAACATAAAGTTGGGTTAAGTGTTGATAATTCAAGGGGCTTTGGGATGCATCCTAATGGTTCTCTTGAGGGACATAATTGGACACTAGAATCTGGAGAAAAGATGAAGTTTCCCAATTCATATAGTTCACCTAGGCCTTTAGAATATCGGGGAAATCAGAAAGAGAACCTTAATCAAAACATCGGTCATTTTCAGCAGGCACCAAATATGAATACTCAAAACATCGGTCGTTTTCAGCAGGCACCAAATTTGAATACTCAAAACATCGGTCGTTTTCAGCAGGCACCAAATTTGAATACTCAAAACATCGGTCGTTTTCAGCAAGCACCAAATTTGAATACTCAAAACTCTGCTTATGGACAATCTCAACATAATCTAAATGGTCGATATCCACCAGATGGTGAGTCCATTGATGCATCTAATGATAGTCCATATAGAGGTACACTTGAGGAGCTAGATGGTTTTTGCGTGGAAGGTAAAGTGAAGGAAGCAGTTGAAGTTTTGCAAGTGTTGGAAAAGCTTCATATTCATGTGGATTTGAATCGTTGTTTACAATTAATGCACCAATGTGGGAAGGATAAGTCTCTTAATGAGGCAAAAGTTGTACACAAACATGCTTTGCAGCATTTGTCACCTCTCAAAGTCAGCACATGCAATAGAATATTGGAGATGTATTTTGAATGTGGGTCTGTAGATGATGCAGTCAATGTGTTCAAGAACATGCCTGAGTATGATTTGACTACGTGGTATACTATGATAACACAACTTGCTAAGAATGGGTTTGCGGAAGATTCAATTGATATATTTACTCAATTCAAAAAATCGGGACTGAAACCCGATGGCCAAATGTTTATTGGGGTTTTTACTGCATGCAGCGTGTTGGGAGATACTGATGAGGGAATGCTGCACTTTGAATCCATGACCAGGGACTATGGCATTGTACCAACTATGGCGCATTATGTCAGTCTAGTTGACATGATTGGCAGTATTGGGCATCTTGATGAAGCCTTGGAATTCATTGAAAAGATACCATTGGAACCAAGTGTAGAGGTCTGGGAGACTTTGATGAATAGTTCCAGAGTTCATGGAAACACCGAGTTGGGGGATCGTTGTGCTGAACTAGTTGAAAAGTTGGATCCTTCTCGTTTGAATGAGAAATCAAAAGCTGGCCTTTTACTTGGAGAAACTTCAGACTTAATAAAAAACAAGGAGCCGAACAAAAGCAAGAATCTTCTAGAAGTTCGGAGTCGAATCCATGAATATCGAGCAGGAGATACTTCCCATCCAGAAAATGACAAAATATATGCTTTGCTTAGAGGTTTGAGGGTCCAAATGAAAGAAGCTGGTTATATTCCAGAGACGAGATTTGTATTGCATGATATTGACCAAGAGGGCAAAGAAGATGCTCTCCTTGCCCACAGTGAGAGACTTGCCGTTGCTTATGGTCTCCTTAACAGTTC
Coding sequences within it:
- the LOC123893911 gene encoding pentatricopeptide repeat-containing protein At4g32450, mitochondrial-like isoform X2, with amino-acid sequence MLSLKKSSIATVSSLLRLCNGCCSHNVANCIKGRNTLRAMSTAAERWDYQFSGDYQSDGSLGYKQNQAGFYQQNASGSFRNNHPSSDQVSYGAGQTVGGGNVNISQNVFQNNLAEHNGNVRGGEFGQRNFQTQHKVGLSVDNSRGFGMHPNGSLEGHNWTLESGEKMKFPNSYSSPRPLEYRGNQKENLNQNIGHFQQAPNMNTQNIGRFQQAPNLNTQNIGRFQQAPNLNTQNSAYGQSQHNLNGRYPPDGESIDASNDSPYRGTLEELDGFCVEGKVKEAVEVLQVLEKLHIHVDLNRCLQLMHQCGKDKSLNEAKVVHKHALQHLSPLKVSTCNRILEMYFECGSVDDAVNVFKNMPEYDLTTWYTMITQLAKNGFAEDSIDIFTQFKKSGLKPDGQMFIGVFTACSVLGDTDEGMLHFESMTRDYGIVPTMAHYVSLVDMIGSIGHLDEALEFIEKIPLEPSVEVWETLMNSSRVHGNTELGDRCAELVEKLDPSRLNEKSKAGLLLGETSDLIKNKEPNKSKNLLEVRSRIHEYRAGDTSHPENDKIYALLRGLRVQMKEAGYIPETRFVLHDIDQEGKEDALLAHSERLAVAYGLLNSSARSSIRIIKNLRVCGDCHTALKIISDLVGRELIIRDAKRFHHFKNGLCSCRDYW
- the LOC123893911 gene encoding pentatricopeptide repeat-containing protein At4g32450, mitochondrial-like isoform X1; protein product: MLSLKKSSIATVSSLLRLCNGCCSHNVANCIKGRNTLRAMSTAAERWDYQFSGDYQSDGSLGYKQNQAGFYQQNASGSFRNNHPSSDQVSYGAGQTVGGGNVNISQNVFQNNLAEHNGNVRGGEFGQRNFQTQHKVGLSVDNSRGFGMHPNGSLEGHNWTLESGEKMKFPNSYSSPRPLEYRGNQKENLNQNIGHFQQAPNMNTQNIGRFQQAPNLNTQNIGRFQQAPNLNTQNIGRFQQAPNLNTQNSAYGQSQHNLNGRYPPDGESIDASNDSPYRGTLEELDGFCVEGKVKEAVEVLQVLEKLHIHVDLNRCLQLMHQCGKDKSLNEAKVVHKHALQHLSPLKVSTCNRILEMYFECGSVDDAVNVFKNMPEYDLTTWYTMITQLAKNGFAEDSIDIFTQFKKSGLKPDGQMFIGVFTACSVLGDTDEGMLHFESMTRDYGIVPTMAHYVSLVDMIGSIGHLDEALEFIEKIPLEPSVEVWETLMNSSRVHGNTELGDRCAELVEKLDPSRLNEKSKAGLLLGETSDLIKNKEPNKSKNLLEVRSRIHEYRAGDTSHPENDKIYALLRGLRVQMKEAGYIPETRFVLHDIDQEGKEDALLAHSERLAVAYGLLNSSARSSIRIIKNLRVCGDCHTALKIISDLVGRELIIRDAKRFHHFKNGLCSCRDYW